A region of Desulfuromonas thiophila DNA encodes the following proteins:
- the sucC gene encoding ADP-forming succinate--CoA ligase subunit beta, translated as MNIHEYQAKEILNGYDVPVPRGRVAVTADQVERKAKMLGGRCVVKAQIYAGGRGKAGGVQVAYHPEQAHEIAKEMFGKRLVTPQTGPEGLKVRRILVEETVEVGREYYLSIALDRQSSRYCLIGSAAGGVNIEEVAASSPEKIHKLLIDPYTGLRSYQARKLAHALGLEGGVAEDCVQLILNLYRCCLDKDCSLIEINPLVVTKAGWLLALDAKINFDDNALFRHWEYHEMQDYSQMEPLEISAAKFDLAYIKLDGNIGCMVNGAGLAMATLDVLKEKGGEPANFLDVGGGATREKVAEAFRIILQDSDVKAVFVNIFGGIMRCDVIAQGIIEAASDSHCDLPIVVRMDGSQVAEGKALLEQSGLNVQCADFLGDGAEKIVTMLQQAATDAAQGQERG; from the coding sequence ATGAACATTCACGAGTACCAGGCGAAGGAAATCCTCAACGGCTACGATGTCCCCGTGCCGCGCGGCCGGGTGGCGGTGACGGCCGACCAGGTCGAGCGCAAGGCCAAGATGCTGGGGGGCCGCTGCGTCGTCAAGGCGCAGATCTACGCCGGTGGCCGCGGCAAGGCCGGCGGTGTGCAGGTGGCCTATCATCCCGAACAGGCCCACGAGATTGCCAAGGAAATGTTCGGCAAGCGGCTGGTGACACCGCAGACTGGCCCGGAGGGCCTGAAGGTACGGCGTATTCTGGTGGAGGAAACCGTCGAGGTCGGGCGTGAATACTACCTGTCCATTGCGCTTGATCGCCAGAGTTCGCGCTACTGCCTGATCGGCTCGGCCGCCGGTGGCGTCAACATCGAGGAGGTGGCAGCGAGTTCGCCGGAGAAGATTCACAAGCTGCTGATCGACCCCTATACCGGCCTGCGTTCCTACCAGGCGCGCAAGCTGGCCCATGCCCTGGGGCTCGAAGGCGGCGTGGCCGAGGACTGCGTGCAGCTGATTCTCAATCTCTACCGCTGCTGCCTGGACAAGGACTGCTCGCTGATCGAGATCAACCCGCTGGTGGTGACCAAGGCCGGCTGGCTGCTGGCGCTGGACGCCAAGATCAACTTCGATGACAACGCCCTGTTCCGCCACTGGGAATACCACGAGATGCAGGACTATTCGCAGATGGAGCCGCTGGAAATCAGTGCCGCCAAGTTCGATCTGGCCTACATCAAGCTCGACGGCAATATCGGCTGCATGGTCAACGGAGCCGGCCTGGCCATGGCCACCCTCGACGTGCTGAAGGAGAAGGGCGGCGAACCGGCCAACTTTCTCGATGTCGGCGGTGGCGCGACCCGCGAAAAGGTGGCCGAGGCCTTCCGCATTATTCTGCAGGACAGCGATGTCAAGGCGGTATTCGTCAATATTTTCGGTGGCATCATGCGTTGTGATGTGATTGCCCAGGGCATCATCGAGGCGGCCAGCGACAGCCATTGTGACCTGCCCATCGTGGTGCGCATGGACGGTTCGCAGGTGGCCGAGGGCAAGGCGTTGCTGGAGCAATCGGGTCTTAATGTCCAGTGTGCCGATTTCCTCGGCGATGGCGCGGAGAAGATTGTGACCATGCTGCAGCAGGCAGCGACCGATGCGGCCCAGGGCCAGGAAAGGGGGTAG